In Acropora palmata chromosome 7, jaAcrPala1.3, whole genome shotgun sequence, one genomic interval encodes:
- the LOC141886978 gene encoding homeobox protein six1-like has protein sequence MLPTFSFTPEQVACVCEVLQQSGDIERLGRFLWSLPECETIQKNESVLKAKALVSFHQGNFQELYRILENNSFSPSSHPKLQSLWLKAHYIEAEKLRGRPLGAVGKYRVRRKFPLPRTIWDGEETSYCFKEKSRNILREWYSHNPYPSPREKRELAEATGLTTTQVSNWFKNRRQRDRAAEAKIRESTVDIRTKQMLNPEKQAMMNDVKKCTIPDFSQCMNGGQLTGSQTPVPVKLEVDDPTLMAISHDSMVPVSATEFTHGLHENHMLTTLTNSLVGL, from the exons ATGCTGCCGACCTTCAGTTTTACTCCTGAGCAGGTAGCGTGCGTCTGTGAAGTACTTCAGCAGAGCGGAGACATAGAACGCCTCGGGAGATTTCTCTGGTCTCTTCCAGAATGCGAAACCATCCAGAAAAACGAGAGTGTGCTCAAGGCAAAGGCTTTGGTTTCCTTTCACCAAGGTAACTTCCAGGAATTATATCGCATCTTGGAGAACAATTCGTTTTCCCCGAGTTCGCATCCAAAGCTACAATCTCTCTGGCTAAAGGCACACTACATCGAAGCAGAGAAACTACGCGGGCGACCTCTAGGAGCCGTGGGGAAGTATCGTGTACGACGCAAATTTCCACTTCCGAGGACGATTTGGGATGGCGAGGAAACTAGTTACTGTTTCAAAGAAAAGTCAAGGAACATATTGAGAGAATGGTACTCTCACAATCCATACCCTTCACCTCGGGAGAAGCGTGAGCTCGCTGAGGCAACAGGTCTAACCACCACACAAGTAAGCAACTGGTTCAAGAACCGAAGACAACGGGATCGTGCGGCGGAAGCCAAAATAAG gGAATCAACAGTGGACATAAGGACCAAGCAAATGTTGAATCCAGAGAAACAGGCGATGATGAACGACGTTAAAAAGTGCACAATTCCTGATTTTTCTCAGTGTATGAATGGCGGACAGCTAACAGGATCGCAAACGCCTGTACCAGTAAAACTTGAAGTTGATGATCCAACTCTCATGGCCATTTCGCACGACTCTATGGTACCAGTGTCAGCTACTGAATTTACTCATGGACTTCACGAGAACCACATGCTAACCACGCTAACAAACTCTTTAGTAGGACTATAG